The following proteins come from a genomic window of Trifolium pratense cultivar HEN17-A07 linkage group LG4, ARS_RC_1.1, whole genome shotgun sequence:
- the LOC123923056 gene encoding uncharacterized protein LOC123923056 — protein MAADFDLPNECWECVIKFLRSDHRSLESLSLVSKQFLSITNRLRFSLTIYDATIPFLPRLFHRFTNLTSLDFTFFCGDLNALLCQISYFPFHLESLKLSIQCPIPKDGFRILATKMKTLTSLTGSVTKTDIVLIAECFPFLEEVDLNFPQSNDRHTNILPLALPKLRKINISGYCFIDDSSLFHLCEICELLEELELVMFEYCKYLTHVGIASAIRDKPNLKSFKICFDEFGRMYVSSKVINSIRSLKSLTYLNLSYVLISDRSLSSLAEAGLPLKRLVIKRCMHYSYAGIFCLLSKCRFLQHLDLESVQFLIDEQVAELSLFLGNLVSINLSESKMLTNLALFALVKNCRFLGDIRMENTGIGKFSLENYNCLMDFVVYPQVKSLHLANNSWLSDESMKKFASIFPNLQVLDTSDCKLLSEGIVEVLRCCKMMMHLSMTYCPKLELLGMNFQVPQLEILNLSMSTIGDETLYMISKNFSRLRQLILEMCSHITEKGVGQVVKNCTRLREINIQYCRNVGADVGFWLAMVCSRPSLRKIIAPSHFDPTDTKWIPLLDHGCLVC, from the exons ATGGCGGCCGATTTCGATTTACCAAACGAGTGTTGGGAATGTGTGATCAAATTTCTCCGGTCCGACCATCGCAGCTTGGAGTCTCTCTCCCTTGTCTCAAAACAATTCCTCTCCATTACCAACCGCCTCAGATTCTCTCTCACTATCTATGACGCAACCATCCCTTTCCTCCCTCGCCTCTTCCACAGGTTCACCAACCTCACCTCCCTCGACTTCACGTTCTTCTGCGGTGACCTCAACGCACTTCTCTGCCAAATCTCTTATTTTCCCTTTCATCTCGAATCACTTAAACTCTCCATTCAATGCCCCATCCCTAAAGATGGATTTCGAATTTTGGCCACAAAGATGAAAACTTTGACCTCTCTGACCGGATCTGTCACTAAAACTGACATTGTCCTCATTGCTGAATGTTTTCCTTTCCTTGAAGAAGTTGACCTCAACTTTCCTCAATCCAACGATAGGCATACAAATATATTACCATTGGCACTTCCCAAACTCCGCAAGATTAATATCTCAG GTTATTGCTTCATCGATGACTCGTCGCTTTTCCATCTTTGCGAGATCTGTGAGCTTCTTGAAGAGCTAGAGCTAGTCATGTTTGAATATTGTAAATACTTAACCCATGTTGGCATTGCTTCTGCAATCCGCGACAAACCAAATTTGAAGTCtttcaaaatttgttttgatgaatttgGAAGGATGTATGTAAGTTCGAAGGTGATTAACTCTATAAGGAGTTTGAAAAGTTTGACCTATCTCAATTTATCATATGTGCTTATTTCAGATCGTTCGCTCTCATCTCTTGCAGAGGCAGGTCTTCCTTTGAAGAGACTAGTAATCAAAAGATGTATGCATTATAGTTATGCTGGAATCTTTTGTTTGTTATCGAAGTGTCGATTTTTACAACATTTGGATCTTGAATCTGTCCAATTTTTAATTGATGAACAAGTTGCTGAGTTGTCTTTGTTTCTTGGTAATTTGGTGTCTATAAACCTTAGTGAAAGTAAGATGCTCACAAATTTAGCCTTATTTGCCCTCGTTAAGAACTGTCGTTTCCTTGGTGATATTAGAATGGAAAACACGGGTATTGGAAAGTTTAGTTTAGAaaattataattgtttgatGGATTTTGTTGTATACCCTCAAGTGAAGTCTCTCCATTTAGCTAACAATTCATGGTTAAGTGATGAAAGCATGAAAAAGTTTGCTTCCATTTTCCCAAACTTGCAAGTGCTGGACACAAGCGATTGCAAATTATTATCTGAAGGTATTGTTGAAGTTTTAAGATGTTGTAAAATGATGATGCATTTGAGCATGACATATTGTCCAAAACTGGAGCTACTTGGGATGAACTTTCAAGTTCCCCAATTGGAGATATTGAACTTGTCGATGTCAACAATTGGTGATGAAACACTGTATATGATCTCAAAGAATTTCTCCAGGCTACGACAATTGATCTTAGAAATGTGTTCTCATATCACAGAGAAGGGAGTGGGGCAAGTAGTAAAAAATTGCACACGACTGAGAGAGATAAATATTCAGTATTGTCGTAATGTGGGTGCCGATGTTGGTTTCTGGTTGGCAATGGTGTGTTCAAGGCCATCGTTGAGAAAGATTATCGCTCCGTCTCATTTTGACCCTACTGACACCAAGTGGATACCTTTATTGGATCATGGATGCCTTGTTTGCTAG